In Marinobacter sp. es.048, the following proteins share a genomic window:
- a CDS encoding sigma 54-interacting transcriptional regulator produces the protein MITEAINTPDVTGNWIDHLPEAALLVDAGRDLILSANSAMGRMIGTDRQSLIGTPCTHLFTDQRPLLIAFTEETLFRSLGWSRDFFLQHRDGHTVELEISSSRVGEAETQNVLLLLRDRRQLRTLRERHDANHYHRGGLLEWRRVEELFKDMERENQLILHAVGEGIYGVDAEGRGTFANPAAERMLGWRIDELMGRVLHRVVHHSHADGSLYPLKDCPIYAAFRDASVKRAGEDWFWRKDGSGFPVEYTSTPILDNGHPVGAVVVFRDISARQEAQKELQKALEEVETLKHRLEMENAYLQEELSAEYHFHEIFGQSEAIKATVRRIGMVAPTDANVLITGESGTGKELIARAIHQSSSRRDRPLIRVNCAAIPKDLFESEFFGHIKGAFTGAVSDRVGRFELADGGTLFLDEVGEIPLELQGKLLRVLQDQQFERVGENRTRAVDVRVIAATNRDLKSEVQEKTFREDLYFRLNVFPIESVPLRRRLEDIPILAQEFLNRACQKFNRPSLALKERDVETLKAYHWPGNVRELENVIERQVITADGRLDLDLPGPESAARTTTAEAPPARHYSGELMTEQELRELEKQNLTQALTMSSGRVFGDDGAAAMLGIKPTTLTSRLKKLKIEPKAFQIRKE, from the coding sequence ATGATTACCGAAGCCATCAATACCCCAGACGTTACCGGAAACTGGATCGACCACCTGCCGGAGGCTGCACTGCTGGTAGACGCCGGCCGGGATCTGATTCTGTCCGCCAATAGCGCCATGGGCCGGATGATCGGCACAGACCGGCAATCCCTCATCGGCACACCCTGCACCCATTTGTTTACAGACCAGCGACCTCTGCTGATTGCCTTCACCGAGGAAACCCTGTTTCGCAGCCTCGGCTGGAGCCGCGACTTTTTTCTCCAGCACCGTGACGGCCACACAGTGGAGCTGGAAATCTCCTCATCCCGGGTCGGCGAGGCGGAAACCCAGAATGTGCTGCTGCTACTGAGGGACCGACGCCAGCTGCGAACTCTTCGGGAACGCCACGATGCCAACCACTACCATCGGGGCGGCCTGCTTGAGTGGCGGCGGGTCGAAGAGCTGTTCAAGGACATGGAGCGGGAAAACCAGCTTATTCTTCATGCTGTCGGGGAAGGCATCTACGGGGTGGATGCCGAGGGGCGAGGCACCTTCGCAAACCCTGCAGCCGAGCGGATGCTGGGATGGCGAATTGACGAGCTTATGGGGCGGGTGCTGCATCGCGTGGTACACCACTCTCACGCGGATGGCAGCCTGTACCCCCTCAAGGATTGCCCGATTTACGCCGCCTTCCGCGATGCCAGCGTGAAGCGCGCTGGCGAAGACTGGTTCTGGCGCAAGGACGGCAGCGGTTTCCCCGTGGAATACACCAGCACGCCGATTCTGGATAACGGCCACCCAGTGGGCGCCGTGGTGGTGTTCCGGGACATCTCCGCACGCCAGGAGGCCCAGAAAGAGCTACAGAAGGCGCTCGAGGAGGTGGAAACCCTCAAACATCGTCTGGAAATGGAGAATGCCTATCTGCAGGAGGAACTCAGCGCCGAATACCATTTCCACGAGATCTTCGGCCAGAGCGAGGCTATCAAAGCCACCGTGCGCCGCATCGGTATGGTGGCGCCCACCGATGCCAACGTTCTGATCACCGGGGAATCCGGCACAGGCAAGGAGCTGATCGCCCGCGCTATCCACCAGTCCAGTAGCCGGCGAGACCGCCCTCTGATTCGGGTGAATTGCGCAGCCATACCCAAGGACCTGTTCGAGAGCGAATTCTTCGGTCATATCAAGGGTGCATTCACCGGCGCCGTCAGCGACCGCGTGGGTCGATTCGAACTCGCCGATGGCGGCACCCTGTTCCTGGACGAAGTCGGTGAAATCCCGCTGGAACTTCAGGGCAAACTGCTCCGGGTTTTGCAGGATCAACAATTCGAGCGTGTGGGCGAAAACCGCACCCGTGCGGTGGATGTTCGGGTGATTGCCGCCACCAATCGGGACTTGAAATCGGAAGTTCAGGAGAAGACCTTCCGGGAAGACCTCTACTTTCGCCTGAACGTCTTCCCCATCGAGTCAGTGCCGCTACGCCGACGCCTGGAAGACATCCCCATTCTCGCCCAGGAATTCCTGAACCGCGCCTGCCAGAAATTCAACCGGCCATCGCTGGCATTGAAAGAGCGTGACGTGGAGACCCTGAAGGCCTACCACTGGCCGGGCAATGTGAGGGAACTTGAGAACGTGATTGAGCGCCAGGTCATCACCGCCGACGGTCGACTGGATCTGGACCTGCCGGGGCCGGAATCCGCAGCCCGGACCACCACGGCAGAAGCGCCCCCCGCGAGGCATTACAGCGGCGAATTGATGACGGAACAGGAATTGCGGGAGCTGGAAAAACAGAACCTGACTCAGGCCCTGACCATGAGCAGCGGCCGCGTCTTCGGCGATGACGGCGCGGCCGCCATGCTGGGCATAAAACCGACCACCCTGACCTCGCGTCTGAAAAAGCTGAAGATCGAGCCCAAGGCGTTTCAGATCAGGAAGGAGTAG
- a CDS encoding 3-hydroxyacyl-CoA dehydrogenase: protein MEFKNVAAIVTGGASGLGEGAARALAASGCKVAILDLQKEQGRKVAEDIGGIFLECDVSSPDSAEAAINAAREAHGPCGIAVNCAGIATASKILGREGVMPLENFSKVIQVNLIGTFNILRLAAADMAQREPNADGERGVIINTASVAAYEGQIGQAAYSASKGGVVSLTLQSARELAREGIRVNTIAPGLFMTPMMAGMPEEVQESLAATLPFPKRLGKPEEFGMMVDQMVRNPILNGEVIRLDCALRMAPK from the coding sequence ATGGAATTCAAAAATGTGGCAGCAATTGTAACAGGCGGTGCTTCCGGACTGGGCGAGGGTGCGGCCCGCGCACTGGCGGCATCCGGATGCAAGGTGGCGATCCTGGATCTGCAGAAGGAGCAAGGCCGCAAGGTGGCCGAGGACATCGGCGGGATTTTCCTTGAGTGTGACGTAAGCTCCCCCGACAGCGCCGAAGCGGCCATTAATGCCGCCCGGGAGGCCCATGGCCCCTGCGGTATTGCCGTGAACTGTGCCGGCATTGCCACGGCCTCGAAGATTCTGGGCCGCGAGGGCGTGATGCCCCTGGAGAACTTCAGCAAGGTTATTCAGGTCAACCTGATTGGTACCTTTAACATTCTGCGGCTGGCAGCGGCGGACATGGCCCAGCGTGAACCGAACGCCGATGGCGAGCGCGGTGTGATTATAAATACGGCTTCAGTGGCTGCGTACGAGGGCCAGATTGGCCAGGCTGCCTACAGTGCGTCCAAGGGCGGTGTGGTATCGCTAACCCTGCAGTCGGCCCGTGAGTTGGCTCGCGAAGGCATCCGTGTAAATACGATTGCACCGGGCCTGTTCATGACGCCCATGATGGCGGGTATGCCCGAGGAAGTTCAGGAAAGCCTGGCAGCCACGCTGCCGTTCCCGAAGCGCCTCGGCAAGCCGGAAGAGTTCGGCATGATGGTGGACCAGATGGTGCGCAACCCGATTCTCAATGGCGAAGTGATTCGTCTGGACTGCGCGCTTCGCATGGCGCCCAAGTAA
- a CDS encoding thiolase family protein, with product MSNNDVVIAGSARTPMGGMMGSLSSVRSPDLGAISIKAAIERSGLQPADVQEVIMGCVLPAGLGQAPARQASRASGIPDSSGCTTINKMCGSGMQAVIMAHDQIKAGTNNIMIAGGMENMSQAPYLLPKARSGMRMGHGQVMDSMFLDGLEDAYEGGLMGVFAQRTADKYDISRQAMDEFAIGSLQKSLAAIENGWFRDEIVPVTVSGRGGDTEVDTDEQPGNAKPEKIPHLKPAFAKDGSVTAANSSSISDGASALVLASAAEADARGLTPQARIVAHATHARLPAEFTLAPIGSIEKVLKKAGWTVDDVDLFEINEAFAVVTLAAINELKLPAEKVNVHGGACALGHPIGSSGSRIIVTLMNALKQRGLKRGVASLCIGGGEGTAVAIELI from the coding sequence ATGAGCAACAACGACGTAGTCATCGCAGGATCAGCCCGAACCCCGATGGGCGGCATGATGGGCTCACTGAGCTCCGTGCGCTCCCCGGATCTTGGCGCCATCTCCATCAAGGCGGCTATTGAGCGCTCCGGTCTTCAGCCGGCAGATGTCCAGGAAGTGATCATGGGCTGCGTACTGCCTGCCGGCCTGGGCCAGGCCCCGGCCCGCCAGGCCTCGCGCGCCTCTGGAATTCCGGATAGCTCCGGCTGCACCACCATCAACAAGATGTGCGGCTCCGGCATGCAGGCCGTGATCATGGCCCACGACCAGATCAAGGCCGGCACCAACAACATCATGATTGCCGGCGGTATGGAAAACATGAGCCAGGCACCGTACCTGCTGCCCAAAGCCCGTAGCGGCATGCGCATGGGCCACGGCCAGGTGATGGACAGTATGTTTCTGGACGGCCTGGAAGACGCCTACGAAGGCGGCCTGATGGGCGTCTTCGCCCAGCGTACCGCTGACAAGTACGACATTAGCCGCCAGGCCATGGACGAATTCGCCATTGGTTCCCTGCAGAAATCCCTGGCGGCCATCGAAAACGGCTGGTTCCGTGACGAGATTGTTCCGGTAACCGTATCTGGTCGCGGCGGTGACACCGAAGTCGACACCGACGAGCAGCCGGGCAACGCCAAACCGGAGAAAATCCCGCACCTGAAACCGGCCTTTGCCAAAGACGGTTCTGTGACTGCGGCCAACTCCAGTTCCATCAGTGACGGCGCCTCCGCCCTTGTGCTGGCCTCCGCCGCCGAAGCCGACGCCCGTGGCCTGACACCTCAGGCCCGCATCGTGGCCCACGCCACTCATGCCCGACTGCCGGCCGAGTTCACTCTGGCGCCCATCGGTTCCATCGAGAAGGTGCTCAAGAAAGCAGGCTGGACCGTGGACGATGTGGATCTCTTCGAGATCAACGAAGCCTTCGCCGTGGTGACCCTGGCGGCGATTAATGAGCTCAAGCTTCCGGCCGAAAAGGTCAACGTCCACGGCGGCGCCTGTGCCCTGGGGCACCCGATCGGTTCTTCCGGTTCGCGGATCATTGTTACCCTGATGAATGCCCTGAAACAGCGTGGCCTGAAGCGTGGTGTGGCTTCGTTGTGCATTGGTGGTGGCGAAGGTACGGCCGTTGCTATTGAATTGATCTGA
- a CDS encoding acyl-CoA dehydrogenase family protein: MTVSVDKEELAMFRDSVIKVLEKEVTPHYEAWEKSGLVPRELWNTLGNAGMLCVDVPEEWGGIGAPFQFSVVVGEELARMGFGALSTNVMVHSDIVAPYLSHMGNEEQRQQWLPKLVSGEAVGAIAMTEPGAGSDLQAIRTSAVKDGDDYILNGSKTFITNGQHADMVIVAAKTDPKAGARGISLFLVDTSLPGYSKGRNLDKIGQHSGDTSELFFSDMRIPASALLGEEGQGFVYLMKELPRERLVIGALGVAAARGSLDLTIAYAQERELFGQKLAQLQNTRFEIARMETDYRVNKAFVDQCIDHYDLGELDAPTASMAKYSATEMQCRVADGCLQLFGGYGYTTEYPISRAFIDARVQRIYGGTSEVMKEIIARSVLGKA; this comes from the coding sequence ATGACCGTGTCCGTTGATAAAGAAGAACTGGCGATGTTCCGGGACTCCGTCATCAAGGTCCTGGAAAAGGAAGTGACGCCGCACTACGAAGCCTGGGAGAAGTCCGGGCTGGTGCCTCGCGAGCTCTGGAACACTCTGGGCAACGCCGGGATGCTGTGTGTGGATGTGCCCGAAGAGTGGGGCGGCATCGGCGCGCCTTTCCAGTTCTCTGTTGTGGTGGGTGAGGAGCTTGCCCGCATGGGATTCGGCGCGCTTTCTACTAACGTGATGGTGCACTCGGACATTGTGGCTCCCTATCTGAGCCACATGGGTAATGAAGAACAACGGCAGCAGTGGCTGCCCAAGCTGGTCTCTGGTGAGGCTGTTGGCGCCATCGCCATGACCGAGCCCGGCGCCGGCAGTGATCTGCAGGCCATCCGCACCAGTGCGGTGAAAGATGGCGATGACTATATCCTGAACGGCTCCAAGACCTTCATCACCAACGGTCAGCACGCCGACATGGTCATCGTCGCCGCGAAAACCGACCCGAAAGCCGGCGCCCGCGGCATCAGCCTGTTCCTGGTGGATACTTCATTGCCGGGCTATAGCAAAGGCCGCAACCTGGACAAGATCGGCCAGCATTCCGGGGATACCTCCGAGCTGTTCTTCTCCGACATGCGCATCCCGGCGTCTGCGCTTCTTGGTGAAGAGGGGCAGGGTTTTGTTTACCTGATGAAGGAACTGCCCCGGGAACGTCTGGTGATCGGTGCCCTCGGCGTAGCTGCCGCCCGTGGCTCCCTGGACCTGACCATCGCCTATGCCCAGGAGCGGGAACTGTTCGGCCAGAAACTGGCCCAACTTCAAAACACCCGTTTCGAGATCGCCCGCATGGAAACCGACTACCGGGTTAACAAGGCGTTCGTGGACCAGTGCATCGACCACTACGACCTCGGCGAACTCGATGCGCCGACCGCCTCCATGGCCAAGTACAGCGCCACCGAAATGCAGTGCCGCGTGGCCGATGGCTGCCTGCAGTTGTTTGGCGGGTACGGTTACACCACCGAATACCCGATTTCGCGGGCCTTTATCGACGCCAGGGTGCAGCGCATTTATGGCGGCACCTCGGAAGTCATGAAAGAAATTATTGCCCGCTCTGTGCTGGGCAAAGCCTGA